A genomic stretch from Mycobacterium cookii includes:
- a CDS encoding phthiotriol/phenolphthiotriol dimycocerosates methyltransferase: protein MTSTLRQYVKPIGSYSWFKKAMNKYWYPYVTRKWDEDDVVFLNWGYEEDPPMALPLDPADEKNRYCIQLYHRTATQVDLSGKKVLEPSCGHGGGGAYIMKTLHPASYTGLDFNPDGVKFAKKRHNIPGLDFVHGDAEALPFPDESFDAVLNVEASHAYPHFDRFLSEMVRVLRPGGHFLYVDFRGFLEYDAWDAALAGLPLRMVSKREINADVLRGLDNNSHKYLDLVGRRVPKFLQPFARLFAGAPGTLMYKELQRGRLSYRMYNFVKD, encoded by the coding sequence GTGACGAGCACCCTGAGGCAGTACGTCAAGCCCATCGGTAGTTATTCATGGTTCAAGAAGGCCATGAACAAATATTGGTATCCCTACGTCACCCGCAAGTGGGACGAGGACGACGTCGTCTTCCTCAACTGGGGTTACGAAGAAGACCCGCCGATGGCGCTGCCGCTTGACCCTGCCGACGAGAAAAACCGGTATTGCATCCAGCTCTATCACCGCACCGCGACGCAGGTGGATCTGAGCGGCAAGAAGGTGCTGGAACCGAGCTGCGGTCACGGCGGCGGCGGTGCGTACATCATGAAGACGCTGCACCCCGCGTCCTACACCGGGCTCGACTTCAATCCGGACGGTGTCAAATTCGCGAAAAAGCGACACAACATCCCGGGGCTGGATTTCGTACACGGCGACGCCGAAGCCCTGCCTTTTCCGGACGAGTCGTTCGACGCGGTCCTCAATGTCGAAGCGTCACATGCCTACCCGCATTTCGACCGTTTCCTCTCCGAAATGGTGCGGGTGCTGCGGCCGGGCGGACACTTCCTCTACGTCGACTTCCGCGGCTTCCTCGAATACGACGCCTGGGACGCCGCACTCGCCGGTCTGCCGTTGCGGATGGTGTCCAAGCGGGAGATCAACGCCGACGTGCTCCGCGGGCTGGACAACAACTCACACAAGTACCTCGACCTGGTCGGCCGCCGGGTGCCAAAGTTCTTGCAGCCCTTCGCTCGTCTGTTCGCCGGCGCACCGGGGACGTTGATGTACAAGGAGTTGCAGCGCGGAAGGCTGTCCTATCGGATGTACAACTTCGTCAAGGACTGA